The following are encoded together in the Drosophila sechellia strain sech25 chromosome 3R, ASM438219v1, whole genome shotgun sequence genome:
- the LOC6607799 gene encoding uncharacterized protein LOC6607799, whose translation MSGYVSRDFNCLHFLLAMCSLLAVSLCQPYQLPHRCSNRLENALEHMRRRSVQTKSSSASRAMWEPPPQSPYQLYHSFYGQHSDPEDDFYNVGAYSSGRGYHAKLLHRNGQANPFSDSSSALELEDLLAVNQQSQHHRQPHKLTISRVDVEDLKVRVPPAKSANRWVEIDKCKFSTENSTLDTRLIFPDLTLSGKVVMQPMGGKCHMILRLRHAGIEFRTVPLGSGHHSNYEQSRRLGAASVRTDSHFAEPGFISVFAHGCQGPTGIRLRQNSKRRFGSAPEVELGEPHVILGSKRPQSWGKYHQQAGYDIRQVQVPQRSKEYSLELGSDSQDQDSGEFIDVNGDNFYRRQFSKKRRRRRRYAKENFEDQVNFSEDVLHFEDEQLQQLVEPDARAFADIFSGSGSSPSGDREELVGEAMSHELEKLFSMGVRGLLTTYMQRALQPAIKETLMENMGYTLSYG comes from the exons ATGTCAGGATACGTGAGCCGGGATTTCAATTGTCTGCACTTTCTGCTGGCCATGTGTTCTCTGCTGGCGG TGAGCCTCTGTCAGCCGTATCAGTTGCCCCACCGCTGCTCCAACCGGCTGGAGAATGCGCTGGAGCACATGCGTCGACGCAGTGTGCAGACCAAGAGCTCATCCGCATCGCGAGCCATGTGGGAGCCGCCACCGCAGAGTCCCTACCAGTTGTACCACAGTTTCTATGGGCAGCACAGCGATCCGGAAGATGACTTCTACAATGTGGGTGCGTACAGCAGCGGACGTGGCTATCACGCCAAGCTCCTGCACCGAAATGGACAAGCCAATCCCTTCTCCGACTCGAGCAGTGCTCTGGAGCTGGAGGATTTGCTGGCGGTGAACCAGCAGAGCCAGCATCACAGACAGCCCCACAAACTGACAATTTCCCGGGTGGATGTGGAGGATCTCAAGGTGCGAGTGCCGCCGGCGAAGTCCGCCAATCGCTGGGTTGAGATCGACAAGTGCAAGTTCAGCACGGAGAACTCCACGCTGGACACCCGCCTGATCTTTCCGGATCTCACTCTCAGTGGCAAGGTGGTGATGCAGCCAATGGGCGGAAAGTGTCACATGATTCTGAGATTGCGACACGCGGGCATCGAGTTTCGAACAGTTCCACTGGGATCAGGACATCACTCCAACTACGAGCAGTCCCGGAGATTGGGAGCCGCGTCGGTGCGCACGGACTCTCATTTTGCTGAGCCCGGATTTATATCCGTCTTTGCTCATGGATGCCAGGGACCCACTGGAATCCGTCTGCGCCAGAACTCCAAGCGGAGATTCGGTAGTGCTCCGGAAGTGGAACTGGGCGAACCGCACGTGATACTGGGCAGCAAGAGACCACAGAGTTGGGGCAAGTACCATCAGCAGGCGGGCTACGATATCCGCCAGGTTCAGGTGCCGCAAAGATCTAAAGAATACAGCCTGGAGCTGGGCAGTGATAGCCAGGACCAGGACTCCGGTGAGTTCATCGATGTGAACGGGGACAACTTTTACCGGCGGCAGTTCAGCAAAAAGAGGAGACGCCGGCGGCGCTACGCCAAGGAGAACTTCGAGGACCAGGTGAACTTCAGTGAGGATGTGCTGCACTTCGAGGacgagcagctgcagcagctggtGGAGCCGGATGCCAGAGCCTTTGCAGATATATTCAGCGGCAGTGGCTCCAGTCCCAGCGGAGATCGTGAGGAGCTGGTGGGCGAGGCCATGTCCCACGAGCTGGAGAAGCTCTTCTCCATGGGCGTCCGTGGCCTGCTGACCACCTACATGCAGCGGGCGCTCCAGCCGGCCATCAAGGAGACCCTCATGGAGAACATGGGCTACACCCTGAGCTATGGCTAA